A window of Actinomycetota bacterium genomic DNA:
GTCTCCTCGAGCGTGGACGGCACGGGGGCGGGGTCGGAGAGCCCCGTTCCCCTCCGGTCGAAGAGCAGCAGCCGCGAGAACGAGGTGAGACGGTGGAGGAACCGAGCGTACGCTGGCCACTCCCAGTTCAGCTCCAGGTGGGTGGAGTAGGCCGGGGCGAACACCAGGTCGAGGGGCCCATCCCCCACCACCTGATAGGCGATGAAGAGCTCACCGCTCTTCGCGTACCTCGTCTCAGGCTCCATGGGTGCCATTCAGCGAATCCCCGCTCCGAGCACAGTCTCGCGCACCGGGCGACCCGGCGGGGCGCGTGAGAGGACATCGCGAGTCCGCCCCGCTCAGAGCCGGCGAGCCCCCCACGTGCCGAGCACCAGCTCGTGCAGTCGGCCGATCTCCTCTTGGACTTGAGGGTTCGAGTAGGGTCCAATCAGGGGCGCTCAGGTGATGTGTCGGGACATCGTGCACTCTCGGTCCCGGGACATCGTCCGGCGTTCAGGGTTGGAGGTTCAACGCCGCACGAGGCCAAAACCTGTAGAAGGGCTCCGGGCGTGACCGAAAGGTCTGGATTGTCTGGGTTCCCGGTGGTACAGTCCAGCCCCCATGCAGGTCGGGGCCATCCTGCCGTTCGGCGGCAAACACCGAGTCCTCACCGCGGCGCTGCTGTGCGCGCTGGCATTGGCCATGTCGGGTCCAGCCACGTCCTCACTGGCGCGGCCCGCCGCTGCCCCGGCGGCCACGCGGTCGGTGAGCCTGGACGCCTTCCGCGGCCTGGGCTCGTGGGTGGACATCTACGACACCGACGCGCTCGACGATCCCACCGCCGCCGTCGCGGTCATGGCGGCCCACGGCGTTCGCACCCTGTTCCTGGAGACGGGCAACTACCGCCACAGCGGCATGGTGTATCCGGGGAAGACGGCCGAGTTCATCCGGGCCGCGCACGCGCGCGGGATGGAGGTGGTGGCCTGGTACCTGCCCCTGTTCAAGGACGTCGACACCGACCTGGCGCGGGTCGAGCGCTCGCTCCAGTTCCGGACCTCGGACGGCCAGGCGTTCGACTCCTTCGGCCTCGACATCGAGGCGAACGTCGTCTCGCCCAAGCTCCGGATCCAGCATCTCCTGGAGCTCTCGGCCCGGATCCGCGACGCCGTCGGTCCCTCCTACCCGCTCGCCGCGATCATCCCCTCGCCCCGTGGAATGATCCGCGTGCCCACGTACTGGCCGGGCTTTCCCTACAAGCAGCTGCCGAAGTACTACGACGTGGTCATGCCGATGTCCTACTACACGTTCCACACGAACGGGCCGTGGGCCGCGCACAAGTACATCTCGGACAACATCCGCATCGTCCGGGAACGCACCGGCGACCCCACCATTCCCATCCACGTCATCGGCGGCCTGACCGAGGACACCTCCACCAAGGAGTGCCGGGCGTTCATGCGGGGGGTCCGGGAGAACGGGATCCTGGGGGGGAGCCTGTACGAGTACGCCGGGATGACCTCCGGACAATGGGCCGCGTTGCAGCAGATCCCGGCCAACCCGGTCGAGCGCCCCGCGCTTCCCGTTCCCGCGGGCGGGGGCGAGGCGCTCGGGAACATCCCCGGCGGCGACACCACGCATCCCAAGGAAGTGTTCTTCGCCGAGAACGGCAGCCCGGGGGCGTGGAAGCTGAGCTATCGCGTCTTCGACGTCCAGACCGGAGAGCTCCAGATCTTCGTGAACTGGCGGTTGCTCGGGACCGTGTACCCGACCGAGGCGGGGAAGTGGAGCCGCCTGCGGACCCGCTCCATCGACGATTCCTGGATCGACGACTCCGGAACGAACTTCATCGCGTTCGTCGCCGCCGGCGACTTCCCCGACTGGAGCACGTGGGGAGTCCGGGACGTCGCGGTTCGGCAGGCCTAGGCTTCCGCGGTTGCCGGTGACGCCCGTGCTGCCTTGGGACAATGCGATCTCGTGGTGCGGGACGGATGGACGCGCGTCCCGCGGGAGGGAGGATTCGTGAACGAGGGAACACACGGGCCTGACCGGCCCCAGGGGGACCCCCCGCCATACCCGCAGGGGGACCAGCCGCCGTACCCGCCGCCGGGAAGCGGTCCGCCCCCGGGCCCACCTCCCCCGCCCGTCCCGGTCGCTCCCGCCGAGGCGACCCCGCCGCCGCCCTCCGGACGCAACCGCGGGAAGCTCGTCGCCGTCCTGGTGGCCGCCCTGGTCATCGTCGGCGGCCTGGCGTTCGCGGCCATCAAGGTCTTCAACTCGGTCGCCGGCACCAGCGACGTCCTGGCGAAGATGGTTCCCTCCGACGCCGACGTCTACGTGACGGCGTACCTGGACCCGGGAGCCGGCCAGAAGCTGAACCTCCGGAACCTGGCTCACAAGTTCCCCGCGGCGGCCGGCAAGGACCTGGGCTCGACCCTGGACCAGACCCTCGAGCAGGCCCTGTCGCAGACCGGCCTCTCCTACGTCCGCGACGTCAAGCCGTGGTTGGGCACGCAGCTCGCCGTCGCGGTATCGCTGAACGGCACCGTCCCGCAGGCGGCGGTGCTGATCTCCTCGAAGGACGACGGGAAGGCCCAGGCCACGCTGCTGAAGGCGCGCGACCAGCTCTTGGGCCAACAGGGCCTGAGATGGACCAGCCAGACGCACGGCGGCGTCACCGTCAACGTCGGGACCGATTCGAGTGGTCCTCAGGCGGCCTACGCCCTGGTGGACCACACCGTGGTGCTGTCGAACTCGACGTCGCTCGTGGACCGGGTCATCGACACGACGCAGGGGCACGGCTCGAACCTGAACGACGACGACGCGTTCCAGGCCACGGTGTCCTCGCTGCCCAAGGACGTGCTGGGTCGCGTGTTCGTCAGCCCTGGGCTCTTGAACAAGCTGCCGGGACTGCTCGCGGGTGGGGCCGTAGGAGGCTTCGGTGGCCCCTCCGGCGTGATAGGCATACCCTCCGGCGTGACCGGCCTGCCCTCCGGGCTGCCCACCGTCCTGCCGTCGGTGCCGGGAGGGAACCCGCTGGCCCAGCTGAGCGCGTTCCGCGGCCTTGGCGCGTCGCTGTCCGCACAGTCGGACGGGCTGGCCTTCGACCTGTCAGTGGCGCTCGACTCCTCGAAGCTGTCCTCCTCCCAGAAGGAGGCGCTCGACGCGGGCTCCCATGAGAACGCCGTGATCGGGTTCGTCCCGAAGGACGCCCTCGGCGTGTTCGCGCTGACCGGGTTCGACAAGCTGGCCCAGAGCGCGATCGACCAGTTGGGCACGCTGAACCCCCAGGCCAAGCAGATCACCGACGAGATCGGCCTCACCTCCAACGTGCTGGGGGACCTGACCGGTGACATCGGGGTCGAGCTCCAGCCGGGGACGGGGGGCCCGCCCTCCGGGGCCCTGCTCATCGGGACCAAGAACGAGTCCAGCACGCAGGGCTTCCTCGACCGCCTGGCGACGTTCCTGTCGAAGCAATCCTCCGGCTCCGACCAGGCGATCACGTTCCAGTCGGAGAGCTACAAGGGCGTGACCATCAAGGTCGCGTCCGGCCCCGGGCTGGGGCCGACGGACCTCCAGCCGGCGTACGCCGTGACCTCGGGCATGGGCATCATCGGGGAAACCCCGGACGCGGTGAAGGCCGTGATCGACGCCCACGGCGGGTCCAACATCACGAGCACGTCCAACTTCACCGACACCTTCTCGCAACTGGAGAAGGCCAACAGCGCGCTCCTGTATGCGGACATCGAGGCCATCCTGTCGAAGCTGGTCCCTGCGGGGAGCCTGCCGCCGGACCTGCAGTCGAACGTGTCCCGGCTGAAGGCAGCCGCGCTCGACGTGTCCAGCTCGTCAGATCACGTGTCCGTCCGGCTGTTCTTCCTCATCAAGTAGGGCCGGGCGGGTGGCGGAGTTGGAGCCCGGTCCAGAAAGGCGGGCGGCGGAGCCCGGCGTGGACGAGAGGATGATGGGGCTCGCCCTGGAGGAGGCCCGCGCCTGCCTGGCGTGGGGTGACGTCCCCATCGGGGCGGTGGTGACCCGAGGGCAGGAGGTCCTGGCCGGGGCGGGGAACCAGCGCGAGCGACTGGGCGATCCCACCGCCCACGCGGAGATCCTGGCCCTGCGGGAGGCCAGCCGGGCCGTCGGCTCGTGGCACCTCGACGACTGCACGCTCTACGTCACGCTGGAGCCCTGCGCCATGTGCGCGGGCGCGGTGGTGCTGGCGCGCCTGGACCGCCTCGTGTTCGGGACGACCGATCCGAAGGCCGGGTTCGCGGGGTCGCTGGGTGACCTGGTGCGAGACCCCCGGCTGAACCATCGCGCCGAGGTCACATCGGGCGTCCGGGCCGAGGAGTGCGGGGCCGTCCTCCGTGAGTTCTTCAGGTCCCGGCGCTGAGGGAGGGCCTTCGGCGCTTTGCTACGATCCGCCCGGAGGCGTGCCGGAGCGGACGAACGGGACCGCCTCGAAAGCGGTTAGGGGCTTGACCGCCCCTCACAGGTTCGAATCCTGTCGCCTCCGCAATCCGGAACCCTGTGGGGCGGGGCCTGCGCCCGCCCCACCGCGTTCGAACCGCGGTGTCCGAACCCCGTTCCGTAGAATCTCCCCGGTGGCTTGCCCGAGTGGACGAAGGGGCACGCCTGGAGAGCGTGTAGGGGGGCAACCCCCTCCCGGGTTCGAATCCCGGAGCCACCGCCTTTCGCGTACAACGAGGCGGGAACCCCCCTTCGATCGCGAGCGTCGGTAGAGCGTGGACACCAGCCCGTCCGAACCCGAGCCGCCGGCAGAAACCGGATCGGGCGGCCCGTCCTTCGGCAGGGGCGTCGTCGCCGTGGTGGCGTTCGTCGTGCTGGTGGGTGGATCGGTCCTCGCTTGGCGGCTCGTGACGCCCGGCCATGCCGGGAGGCCGAGCCGGGCGGATGCGACCTCCGGGTACTACGTGCAGCTTCCCGATGGACCCGAATCCGGTAGCCAGGTCGTCGCCACGACCAACCTTCCGGAAGGAACCCTCTTCGAGACCCACGACGAGGTCTTCGGCTCGGACCCCGGATCGTCCGCGGGTGACGACTTCGGATGCTGCGAGAAGGTACAGGACGGCCAGATCGACCTCACGGTCGCCAACACCACCTGCAACCTGTTCGTCGGCGGTGGAGCGAGTTCGGGGTTCTCCGTCACGGTCACCGTGCGCCAAGTGTTCGACGACTTCGAGCCGTCCGTGCCGAACGGGCAGACATGGAAACCCCCCCGGCAGCCCCCGGACGTCCTCGCCGTGCTGGGTCAGCACTTCGAGAATCTGACCGGGGATCAGGTCGTGACGCTCGACGATGGGACCAGGCTGCTGGTCGTCACCGGGAAGTACGGCTGGCAGGGCCCCCAGTGCGGGGGCGATCCCCTTCCGCTGTTCGGGGGGCCGGACTGCAAGCCCGACCAGGAACAGCTCCAGGGAGAGGACCTCGAGTCCGCGATGGGCGAGATCATGGGTGCCCTCAGCCAGGCCCGGATGTGCGAGTTCTGGGGGATCGAGCTGCCACCCGACGTGGAGGCGCAGCACCCCTGGCCCGACTTCGCGAAGCAGTGGCGGGACTGGTTCCTGAACCCGCCGAAGGACTTCTCGGACGCGAGGTCGGACGCGTACTGGGACCTCGAGCCGTTCACCTGGCACCTCGTGAGGCAGCAGGGAGATCGGTACTTCGTGGACGTCACCGACCACGACCAGACCATCATCAGCCTCGAGATCGACGCCCTTCCCGACTATTGCTCGAGCTGCGATCCGAACGTCGTCCCGTTCTGGGGCGTCGTGGACTGGACCCTCCACTGAGCCGAAACGCCGGGCCTCGTCCGTAGCCTCGCGTCAGCCGAGGCGCCACCGAGCCGGGGCTTCGCGAACACCAGGTCCGAGTACAGGGCGCCGTAGCGGTCGCTCGTGCCGTCGCCGACGAAGGCCACGGGGCCGTGGCGCTCGCGAAGCCGCACCGCGGCGAGCATCTTGCAGGTCCCGCACCCGACGCAGACGGGATGGCCGCCCAGGTGGGCGAGCCGGCCACCATCGAACTCGTTCGTGAGGACGGGGAGCGATCCCAGCCCCGCAGCT
This region includes:
- a CDS encoding HAD-IB family phosphatase, yielding MLPVRAVLLDFDGTACPTDVSEALLVEFGEPGWQALDEAVERGEIGLRECVDRQAAMLRASRDEMVSFALERHSVDPTLPPFVDWARGAGLAVEVVSDGFGFHIRPMLEAAGLGSLPVLTNEFDGGRLAHLGGHPVCVGCGTCKMLAAVRLRERHGPVAFVGDGTSDRYGALYSDLVFAKPRLGGASADARLRTRPGVSAQWRVQSTTPQNGTTFGSQLEQ
- a CDS encoding DUF3352 domain-containing protein encodes the protein MVRDGWTRVPREGGFVNEGTHGPDRPQGDPPPYPQGDQPPYPPPGSGPPPGPPPPPVPVAPAEATPPPPSGRNRGKLVAVLVAALVIVGGLAFAAIKVFNSVAGTSDVLAKMVPSDADVYVTAYLDPGAGQKLNLRNLAHKFPAAAGKDLGSTLDQTLEQALSQTGLSYVRDVKPWLGTQLAVAVSLNGTVPQAAVLISSKDDGKAQATLLKARDQLLGQQGLRWTSQTHGGVTVNVGTDSSGPQAAYALVDHTVVLSNSTSLVDRVIDTTQGHGSNLNDDDAFQATVSSLPKDVLGRVFVSPGLLNKLPGLLAGGAVGGFGGPSGVIGIPSGVTGLPSGLPTVLPSVPGGNPLAQLSAFRGLGASLSAQSDGLAFDLSVALDSSKLSSSQKEALDAGSHENAVIGFVPKDALGVFALTGFDKLAQSAIDQLGTLNPQAKQITDEIGLTSNVLGDLTGDIGVELQPGTGGPPSGALLIGTKNESSTQGFLDRLATFLSKQSSGSDQAITFQSESYKGVTIKVASGPGLGPTDLQPAYAVTSGMGIIGETPDAVKAVIDAHGGSNITSTSNFTDTFSQLEKANSALLYADIEAILSKLVPAGSLPPDLQSNVSRLKAAALDVSSSSDHVSVRLFFLIK
- the tadA gene encoding tRNA adenosine(34) deaminase TadA — protein: MGLALEEARACLAWGDVPIGAVVTRGQEVLAGAGNQRERLGDPTAHAEILALREASRAVGSWHLDDCTLYVTLEPCAMCAGAVVLARLDRLVFGTTDPKAGFAGSLGDLVRDPRLNHRAEVTSGVRAEECGAVLREFFRSRR